In Helianthus annuus cultivar XRQ/B chromosome 8, HanXRQr2.0-SUNRISE, whole genome shotgun sequence, a single genomic region encodes these proteins:
- the LOC110936279 gene encoding protein EXPORTIN 1A, which produces MAAEKLRDLSQPIDVALLDATVAAFYGTGSKDERTAADHILRELQNNPDMWLQVVHILSNTQSLNTKFFALQVLEGVIKYRWNVLPVEQRDGMKNYISDVIVKLSSNEVSFRQERLYVNKLNIILVQILKHEWPARWRSFIPDLVTAAKTSETLCENCMVILKLLSEEVFDFSRGEMTQQKIKELKQSLNSEFQLIHELCLYVLSASQRTELIRATLATLHAFLSWIPLGYIFESPLLETLLKFFPVPSYRNLTLQCLTEVAALNFGDFYNLQYAKMYTIFMVQLQTVLPVSTNIPDAYGNGSSEEQAFIQNLALFFTSFYKFHIRILESSQENIAALLMGLEYLLNISYVDDTEVFKVCLDYWNLLVLELFEANHNLDNPAATANMMGLQTQMIPGIVDGHGTQLMQRRQLYSAPMSKLRLLMISRMAKPEEVLIVEDENGNIVRETLKDNDVLVQYKIMRETLIYLCHLDHNDTEKQMLKKLSKQLNGEDWTWNNLNTLCWAIGSISGSMMEEQENRFLVMVIRDLLNLCEITKGKDNKAVIASNIMYVVGQYPRFLRAHWKFLKTVVNKLFEFMHETHPGVQDMACDTFLKIVQKCKRKFVILQVGESEPFVSELLTTLPTTIIDLEPHQIHTFYESVGCMIQAETEAAKREEYLQRLMNLPNLRWTEIIGQARSSVDYLKDQDVVRAVLNILQTNTSAASALGTHFLSQITLIFLDMLNVYKMYSELISSTIAEGGPYASRTSYVKLLRSVKKETLKLIETFLDKAEDQPQIGKQFVPPMMDPVLGDYARNVPDARESEVLSLFATIINKYKAAMIDDVPRIFEAVFQCTLEMITKNFEDYPEHRLKFFSLLQAIATHCFGALILLSPEQLKLVMDSVMWAFRHTERNIAETGLNLLLEMLKNFQTSEFRNQFYRSYFVLIVQEIFAVLTDTFHKPGFKLHVLVLQHLFCLVESGALTEPLWDASTVSYSYPNNGAFVREYTIKLLCGSFPNIPASEVTRFVNGLFESRADLSTFKNHIRDFLVQSKEFATQDNKDLYAEEAAAQKEKERQRMLSIPGLIAPNEIQDEMVDS; this is translated from the exons ATGGCGGCGGAGAAGCTTAGGGATTTAAGTCAACCGATTGATGTTGCTCTGCTTGATGCCACCGTTGCTGCCTTCTATGGCACCGGATCTAAAGATGAG AGGACTGCTGCTGATCATATATTGCGGGAGTTACAAAACAATCCCGATATGTGGCTACAAGTGGTTCACATTCTGTCCAATACACAGAGCTTAAACACCAAGTTTTTTGCTTTACAG GTTCTTGAGGGTGTTATCAAATATAGATGGAATGTATTGCCTGTTGAACAACGGGACGGAATGAAAAACTACATATCTGATGTTATTGTGAAG CTTTCAAGTAACGAGGTTTCTTTTCGGCAAGAAAGGTTGTATGTTAACAAACTTAACATAATACTAGTTCAG ATTTTGAAACACGAGTGGCCTGCCAGGTGGCGAAGCTTTATCCCTGACCTGGTTACTGCAGCAAAAACTAGTGAAACATTATGTGAGAACTGTATGGTGATACTGAAA CTTCTAAGTGAAGAGGTATTCGATTTCTCCAGGGGTGAAATGACCCAACAGAAGATCAAGGAGCTTAAGCAATCTCTGAACAG TGAGTTTCAACTCATACATGAGTTATGCTTATATGTTCTATCGGCATCTCAAAGAACAGAGCTAATCAGGGCTACACTGGCCACATTACATGCTTTTCTTTCATGGATTCCTTTGGGCTATATATTTGAATCTCCACTG CTGGAGACACTACTTAAATTTTTTCCTGTGCCATCATACCGTAATCTGACCCTTCAGTGCTTGACAGAG GTTGCAGCCTTGAATTTTGGGGATTTTTACAACCTGCAATATGCTAAAATGTATACCATCTTTATGGTTCAGTTGCAG aCGGTTCTTCCAGTTAGCACAAATATACCAGATGCATATGGAAATGGCTCTAGTGAGGAGCAG GCGTTTATTCAGAATCTGGCTTTGTTTTTCACTTCATTTTACAAG TTTCATATTCGCATTCTCGAATCCTCACAAGAGAACATTGCTGCACTTTTGATGGGTCTTGAGTATCTCTTGAACATATCTTATGTGGATGATACAGAAGTGTTTAAG GTTTGTTTGGATTATTGGAATTTATTGGTGTTAGAGCTTTTTGAGGCAAACCACAATCTTGATAATCCTGCAGCAACTGCAAACATGATGGGACTGCAG ACTCAGATGATTCCTGGTATCGTTGATGGTCATGGTACACAATTGATGCAAAGACGCCAGCTCTATTCTGCACCAATGTCAAAATTAAGACTGCTTATGATATCTCGCATGGCGAAACCTGAAGAAGTTCTAATTGTTGAAGACGAAAATGGGAATATCGTCCGTGAAACGTTGAAAGACAATGATGTTCTTGTTCAATATAAG ATAATGAGAGAAACACTTATTTACTTGTGCCATCTTGATCATAATGACACTGAAAAGCAG ATGCTTAAGAAACTAAGCAAACAACTAAATGGCGAGGATTGGACGTGGAACAACTTGAACACGTTATGTTGGGCAATAGGATCGATATCTGGGTCCATGATGGAAGAACAG GAGAATAGATTTCTCGTTATGGTTATTCGTGATCTATTAAATCTCTGTGAAATTACAAAAGGAAAGGACAACAAAGCTGTTATTGCAAGTAATATCAT GTATGTTGTTGGACAATATCCAAGATTTCTAAGAGCCCATTGGAAGTTCTTGAAAACTGTTGTCAACAAATTGTTTGAGTTCATGCACGAAACACACCCTGGGGTTCAGGATATGGCATGCGACACATTTTTGAAAATTGTTCAGAAATGCAAGCGCAAGTTCGTCATATTGCAG GTTGGGGAGAGTGAGCCTTTTGTCTCAGAACTGCTTACCACTCTCCCAACAACCATTATAGACCTTGAGCCACATCAGATACATACATTCTACGAATCT GTTGGTTGTATGATTCAGGCGGAAACCGAGGCAGCAAAACGGGAGGAATATCTGCAGAGGTTGATGAATCTTCCTAATCTG AGATGGACTGAGATTATTGGACAAGCACGCAGTAGTGTGGATTACTTAAAGGATCAGGATGTGGTTAGAGCCGTGCTTAATATATTGCAG ACAAATACAAGTGCTGCTAGTGCACTCGGGACACATTTTTTGTCGCAAATAACCCTCATCTTTTTGGACATGCTTAATGTTTACAA AATGTACAGTGAGCTTATATCATCAACCATTGCCGAAGGTGGGCCCTATGCATCTAGGACTTCTTATGTAAAACTTCTGAG ATCTGTAAAGAAGGAAACGCTGAAGCTGATTGAGACGTTTCTAGACAAGGCTGAAGATCAACCACAAATAGGAAAGCAATTTGTGCCCCCGATGATGGATCCAGTGCTTGGTGATTATGCTAGGAACGTGCCTGATGCGCGAGAGTCTGAAGTTTTGTCTCTCTTTGCCACAATCATTAACAA GTATAAGGCTGCGATGATAGATGATGTTCCTCGTATATTTGAAGCTGTTTTCCAGTGCACCTTGGAG ATGATTACGAAGAATTTTGAAGACTACCCGGAACACCGGCTCAAGTTTTTCTCATTGCTTCAGGCCATTGCTACTCATTGTTTCGGAGCTTTAATACTTTTGTCACCCGAG CAACTAAAGCTTGTTATGGATTCTGTCATGTGGGCTTTCCGACACACCGAGAGAAACATTGCTGAAACCGGGCTTAATTTATTATTAGAGATGCTTAAAAATTTTCAG ACTTCTGAATTCCGTAATCAGTTCTACCGATCTTACTTCGTGCTGATTGTGCAAGAAATATTTGCTGTCTTAACTGACACTTTCCATAAACCTGGTTTCAAGCTGCATGTTTTAGTGCTACAGCACTTATTCTGCCTC GTGGAATCTGGTGCATTGACCGAACCTTTATGGGATGCCTCCACTGTTTCATATTCTTACCCTAATAATGGGGCTTTTGTTCGAGAGTATACAATCAAGCTTCTGTGTGGTTCTTTCCCCA